A single window of Sphaerodactylus townsendi isolate TG3544 linkage group LG05, MPM_Stown_v2.3, whole genome shotgun sequence DNA harbors:
- the LOC125432492 gene encoding WAP four-disulfide core domain protein 5-like yields the protein MMKTFGILLILGLLPLWTKLSSVHGHKPGYTWVCPRTPYVCIRAEPDECKSDLTCKGRKCCDYACAKRCVEPVKEKYGVCPPDYTRCAALESDQCTSDSDCKGDKKCCFWQCAHRCVPPLKGESIS from the exons ATGATGAAGACCTTTGGCATCTTGCTCATCTTGGGTCTTCTACCTCTGTGGACAAAGCTGTCATCTGTGCACGGACATAAACCGG GATACACTTGGGTTTGCCCACGAACTCCTTATGTATGCATTCGAGCAGAGCCTGATGAGTGTAAATCTGATTTGACttgcaaaggaaggaaatgctGTGATTATGCTTGCGCAAAACGCTGTGTGGAACCAGTGAAAG AAAAGTATGGCGTGTGCCCACCAGATTATACCAGATGCGCTGCTCTAGAATCTGATCAGTGTACATCAGATTCTGATTGCAAAGGAGACAAGAAGTGCTGTTTTTGGCAATGTGCACATCGCTGTGTGCCTCCCTTGAAAG GTGAATCAATAAGCTGA